CCAATTTTCAGAATTCCTAACCCACCAGACTCCACTGGCCACACAACTTTCTCACAAGCAACAAGTGAGAATTTAAAGACATCATTAGATCTCCCCCAAAGGAAATTTCTCTGAATTTTCTCTAATCTGTTCGCCACATGTTGTGGAATAGtgaacaaagataaataataagtaGAGAGACTTGATAAAGAACTCTTCAATAAAATGAGTCTACCTCCTTTTGACAAATATAGATGTTTCCAACCTGCAAGCTTTTTTTCCATCCTTTCAATGATAGGGTTCCAAATTGAGGAATCCTTATAATGTGCCCCTAGGGCATCCCCAAATAAGACATGGGTAAACAGCTTACCTTACAACATAAAATACGAGCTAAGGCATCCAAAcgaaaaacataataattcaaAGGTTCAATTACATATGAAAAAGGTGGTAGACATCCCAGAACTAATTGATTTAATTAGCCTGATCATgaacactaattttttttcccaaaaccaTTGGAGGAGGAAAACCAGGTGGGTATGGGAAAGTGAGCAAAGGACTAGACATCTCTCATTTTGAAAAGAACTGCTGAATATGTACTTTTGCggcatctttttttattatcaaaggAGAATATTGTGCATACTGTAGATCAACTTCTACTTCATGGTTTTCGTGCTTGCTTGAGGCACTTGAAGTTTTTATCAAAGCATCTGCATCTTTTACAAGACATCCCATTGAGGGTATCCAGCTACCTTTTCATAGCtggaaatccttgttcatgcttTATTATCTTTGTTTAAAAGATTTGCAATTTGATTAAAGAAGTTATAATTTTCGCTTGGCTCATAAAATTCTATCAAGCTTTATGAACACTTATCCCATGATATCGTGCATGCATTAAGTGAGATGCTATTAgtggttttaatttttagggtTAAGTGAAAACAAAATGTGATCCGTACTTAAAAAACGGAGAGTTGTCAAAGTAATTActcttattttataaattaacatTAGATCACATTgcctagtgttttttttttttttggctgagtaGATCACATTGCCTAGTTCGAGCAATGTAGTTTGTCCTCTAATGATGGCTGGGTCCATTTGAAACAAGTGTACATGGTTATGTAATCTTCATCTATCCAGGCCAGAGGTACATAAAGtcataaaccaaacaaattcATATTCACAAAATTAAGTCATCTTGCATTTTcatgaaagaatgaatgaagtcatgaagagacaacagaaaataTGCTAAAATTCATTACAGAATTGTGAAATTACATTATTATACAAGCTAAAGGGGATTTTGGTTCttttaaacaaaaagcaaaTGAGAGACATAAGAATTAACCAATTTTCCTACAAGAAGCactaaagttatttttttagttacacTCAAAAGTGCTTATCATCTCAATTTTATTCTATGCATCCATGCGGATGATACATCGGAGACCATCACCTTTTAACATGAACTCGAAGGCCTTGTTGATCTCTGAGAAAGGGACTTCatgggtaatgaacttctccAGCTCAAGCTCCTGTTTAAATTAGAAATTGTAAGAGTTACAGCATCGACAAAATACTGGGTCCTTTTGAGCAGAACccaaaaaaaggattttttgaatttgacttTACATACTGACTTCAAAAAATCAAGTCATGTACTCTGCATGTGACTCTTAGATAAAAcgaataaataaacaaatttaaagactaaaacaaaaatatatatgctGGTGTCTTTTAAGAGTGTAAGCAGATCCACTTCAAAGCACAGTTAGATTGGAATAAACAAAGCATAGTTGAAAGTTACATATCATTCTACTGGTCATTATGTCCTTTTCCAATTTAATATTGTGCACAGTGATGCTTATTGGAATCATACTTTTCACTCCGAAATGAACTTCTACATGTATTAATTAGTATGAAGAATGATCCAATAAATCATACTCAATCCTTTAATAGGCAAATCAGCTTACCTTGTTCATGTATCTTTCAACCACAAAAGGTAGGTCAGATCTTGGATTGTAATTGCCAAAAAAGGTACCCTTGAGAGTCCTCTCACTTAAGATATTCATTGGATGTGTTTTGAATGCATCATCTTTGTTTGGGACGCCAACAAGAACAGCAATACCCCACCCCTACAAAGAAACAAGCATTATGTCATAACTTAGAAGAGTTAAATTATACCATAATTACCATAAATTTCATCAAATAGCTAGAAAAAAGTTCATAAGGAATTACATCATGAACACATTTGAATGCAGATATCATAGCATTGATACTACCAGTACACTCAACACATAGGTCAACTCCCCCACCAGTCATTTTAGCAATCACCTAAAGACAAGAAGAAATGTTATCAAAACGGTGAAATTTATACTTGTTTATTCATTACAGAACCaactttgaaaatatataaGGAAAACAAACCTCTTGAACAGGCTTGTCAAGGTCTTTTGGGTTCACAAACTTAGTGACACCGAATTTCTTGGCTGTTGTTTTGACAAGAACAAGTAAGATGAGCATATAACAAAAAACAGCAAACAAAATTCCATATTAacacattgcatgttaattttgGATCTCACTAACCTTCATCAAAACGCTTTGCATTCATATCAACCCCAATAATCCTTGAAGCACCAGTGATTCTAGCCCCTTGAGCAGCCTAATCATGTAAAACAACAAAAGCAGCCTCCTCATTAGCACAAGCAAAAGAGAATTCTAAAAAGAGGTACACCAAAAGAGCTTCAATCCAAAAATTGATAATGTTGTACAAGAGAGGAGAGACTCACAGCTAGACCAACAGACCCCAATCCAAAAATTGCTACTGCTGACCCTTTTCTTGGTTTTGCAACATTCAAGGTAGCACCAAGACCTACAGAACTCAATTTGATctaataagaaaatgaaatgcatAATAATGTTACATAAAGTAGCTAAAATGCTTCTTTTGCTCACCTGTTGAGATTCCACAGCTGAGAACACAAACTTTTTTCAGAGGAGCAGCAGGATTAATTTTGGCAACACAACCAACATGTACCACAGTGTATTCACTAAAGGTAGAAGTCCCAACAAAATGGTAAATGGGTTGTCCATTAATAGAAAATCTTGACTTGCCATCGTTGAGCATCATGCCTCGGTCAGTGTTTATCCTCAGGAGGTCACACATGTTGCTCTCCTCTGACTTGCAATGCCGACACTCCTTGCATTCCCTAGTGAAGACAGGAAGTACATGGTCACCAGGTTTGAGGTCTGTCACACCCTCACCGACCCTCTCTACAATCCTAAAATACCAAAACGACCAGAAAGATGACTACTTAGTAAGATAAATGTACCCAATTGTATATGAAAGGAActaaaacacaatcaaaactAATGGCTATTTGTCCATACCCGCCAGCTTCACGACCAAATATGCAAGGAAACAAAGGGGTCTGTCCCTGCATattcaaaaacaaactggtttagtttctccaaaaaaaaaaactggtataAGTATATCTAGCACATAAATTAAGTCTTCACAAGAATAATGCATTTCTATACACATGCTTAAGTTATAGATATGATTGAAACGTGGTTACCTTGGCTTCCCAAAAGTAAACATCTGTGTGGCAAAGGGAGGTGAAGAGGATCTTGAGACGAACGTCCATCGCCTGTGGTGGTGCCACTTCCACTTCTGCTATCACCAGTGGCTTTCTGGCTTCCCATGCCACCGCTGCTGCAATGCATTTCCATCCATCAATtaattgacccaaaaaaaaataaataaaaaaaaaaacataaacataaacatagaTATGACATAGCTCTAAAGCAGCTAAAAACATAATACTGTTTGCTTAGGGAATGCTAAAAGGTATGAATACTCTTTATACACTGAGATAAGGGAGATTTGAATCTTGGCTCTCCTCTTATAGGAGAGTAGACAATACTCTTCTAAGAACAAAGAAATAATACCCACAAATTTCTTAGTAAAGATTCGACAAAGTAAGCTTGTTTAAATCTCATACTGAAATTGCAATGTAAAGCCTAAATCTAAGGAAACATTATTCACAAACTCTAAATGAATCATcctaaacaagtaaaaaaaaattagaaaacgGTCAGATTCAGTCAACTCTGGTTACTACTTCAAACTTCTTAAGTATCCCTGTTCCTAATGGCAAGTTTATTtcctcgttttttttttttttttttttgataggaggCAAGTGTATTTCCTCATTATATTGTATAAAACACACAAGTCACAAGAGTTCAATTTGTATGAGACAATCAAAAGAAATCGTGTCTTTGCATTGATTAACACTTCTGGTACACAAATAGTTCATCCCTGtccaaaattatatacatacatacatacatacatatatatatatatatatatatatatatatatatatattttaagtgaCAACAAAACAAGGGATC
This portion of the Castanea sativa cultivar Marrone di Chiusa Pesio chromosome 7, ASM4071231v1 genome encodes:
- the LOC142641954 gene encoding alcohol dehydrogenase-like; protein product: MSFSNTAGQVIRCKAAVAWEARKPLVIAEVEVAPPQAMDVRLKILFTSLCHTDVYFWEAKGQTPLFPCIFGREAGGIVERVGEGVTDLKPGDHVLPVFTRECKECRHCKSEESNMCDLLRINTDRGMMLNDGKSRFSINGQPIYHFVGTSTFSEYTVVHVGCVAKINPAAPLKKVCVLSCGISTGLGATLNVAKPRKGSAVAIFGLGSVGLAAAQGARITGASRIIGVDMNAKRFDEAKKFGVTKFVNPKDLDKPVQEVIAKMTGGGVDLCVECTGSINAMISAFKCVHDGWGIAVLVGVPNKDDAFKTHPMNILSERTLKGTFFGNYNPRSDLPFVVERYMNKELELEKFITHEVPFSEINKAFEFMLKGDGLRCIIRMDA